One genomic window of Salvia miltiorrhiza cultivar Shanhuang (shh) chromosome 4, IMPLAD_Smil_shh, whole genome shotgun sequence includes the following:
- the LOC131022130 gene encoding uncharacterized protein LOC131022130: MDRESLEKRPAIFVVGSPNVGKRTLLSRLLKVDFDDASDALPELSVHGWTINTKYYTADVAVWTADLSNELSIASFPDVNRIVALVMVFDTSELPTLVALKEWVSRTDIEKFDILLCIGNKVDLLPGHPSHVEYKRRLMKLGESSVNSHLDFSDYGISETEGSSLLGNEEPSLGFKRSCVEWCLEHNIEYVEACASNTDFDQCLSVDGDSQGVDRLYGALSAHMWPGMLLKSGDRINEPSLPEQEELSSEEESDYEPEYEVLSSASAEPWDDVGWKSADGPVSTSGSGRPMEKDLDTSGRESEAKSIREENQTSTSASQLPKELDHEKAAVSFEADPTSELDDDKTYEIEDLEMLMAEIGNVRNGLRLMPDFQRREMAAKLAMKMAAMFGDSSGGEEELID; encoded by the exons ATGGATCGAGAATCGTTGGAGAAACGACCTGCGATCTTCGTTGTCGGATCCCCCAACGTCGGTAAACGGACCTTACTCTCAC GACTACTTAAGGTGGATTTTGATGATGCCTCCGATGCATTACCTGAGTTGTCTGTCCATGG GTGGACAATCAACACAAAGTATTATACGGCAGATGTTGCAGTATGGACAGCTGATCTTTCTAATGAGCTATCCATTGCAAGCTTTCCAGATGTGAACCGGATAGTTGCCTTGGTCATGGTGTTTGACACCAGTGAG CTCCCGACATTAGTTGCTCTTAAAGAATGGGTTTCGCGCACTGACATCGAGAAGTTTGATATACTGCTATGCATTGGTAACAAGGTGGATCTTCTTCCTGGCCATCCATCACATGTGGAGTACAAGAGACGCTTGATGAAGCTTGGTGAATCCTCTGTCAATTCTCATCTGGACTTCTCTGATTATGGTATATCTGAGACTGAAGGAAGTAGTTTATTGGGAAATGAAGAGCCATCATTGGGATTTAAGAGATCTTGCGTAGAATGGTGTCTTGAACACAATATTGAATATGTTGAAGCTTGTGCATCGAATACTGATTTTGACCAAT GTCTCTCTGTAGATGGTGATTCACAGGGTGTTGATAGACTTTACGGTGCTCTCTCTGCTCATATGTGGCCTGGAATGTTGTTGAAATCTGGTGACAGGATAAACGAGCCTTCATTGCCTGAGCAAGAAG AGTTATCATCAGAAGAAGAATCTGATTACGAACCCGAATATGAAGTATTATCTTCTGCTTCAGCAGAACCATGGGATGATGTAGGATGGAAGTCTGCAGATGGTCCTGTTTCTACCTCGGGAAGTGGGAGGCCTATGGAAAAGGATCTTGACACTTCAGGTAGAGAGAGTGAAGCGAAATCCATCAGAGAAGAGAACCAGACATCAACGTCGGCCTCTCAGTTGCCCAAAGAGCTTGACCATGAAAAGGCAGCTGTGTCCTTTGAAGCAGACCCAACGTCCGAGCTTGATGATGATAAAACTTATGAAATCGAAGATTTGGAAATGCTAATGGCTGAAATTGGTAACGTGCGCAATGGCTTAAGGTTGATGCCTGATTTCCAGAGGAGGGAGATGGCTGCAAAGTTGGCCATGAAAATGGCTGCTATGTTTGGAGACAGTAGTGGTGGTGAGGAAGAGTTGATTGATTAG
- the LOC131022131 gene encoding putative invertase inhibitor produces MIKRHLSFFFLFIFIFSMSITGSSSESLINSTCKAMAAANPNVKFGFCATSLQAAPASRCASSRGLGVIAIRGLRYNVTDTRCFVKQLLRSRAWEPYVAQCLRDCLDLYSDAIPAAKLAMRYFSQRRFGDANVQVSSVMDAATTCEDGFAERSGVVSPLTKRNADAFQIGAMALSIMAAVSIPA; encoded by the coding sequence ATGATAAAGAGACACCTCTCCTTCTTTTTCTtgttcatcttcatcttctccaTGTCCATCACCGGATCATCGTCGGAGAGTCTGATCAACTCCACCTGCAAGGCCATGGCCGCCGCGAACCCGAACGTCAAGTTCGGGTTCTGCGCGACGTCGCTGCAGGCGGCCCCGGCCAGCCGGTGCGCGTCGTCGCGGGGGCTCGGCGTCATCGCCATCCGCGGCCTGCGCTACAACGTGACCGACACGCGCTGCTTCGTGAAGCAGCTGCTGAGGAGCCGCGCGTGGGAGCCCTACGTGGCGCAGTGCCTCCGCGACTGCCTCGACCTCTACTCCGACGCCATCCCCGCCGCCAAGCTGGCCATGAGGTACTTCTCCCAGCGCCGCTTCGGCGACGCCAACGTCCAGGTCAGCTCCGTCATGGACGCCGCCACCACCTGCGAGGACGGCTTCGCCGAGAGGAGCGGCGTCGTCTCGCCCCTCACCAAGAGAAACGCCGACGCTTTCCAGATCGGAGCCATGGCGCTCTCTATCATGGCCGCCGTTAGTATTCcggcatga
- the LOC131022132 gene encoding acyl carrier protein 1, mitochondrial-like produces the protein MASALRSSIIRHIRVPITLHGPRLTAVRSLSSSHDDHLDKKEVIDRVLDVVKSFPKVDPSKVTPDAHFQKDLGLDSLDTVEIVMALEEEFKLEIPDKEADKIDSFPLAVEYIFNHPMTS, from the exons ATGGCATCGGCGTTGCGATCCAGCATCATCCGCCACATTAGAGTCCCGATAACCCTACACGGGCCCCGTTTGACGGCCGTCCGATCATTGTCGTCGTCTCACGATGATCACCTCGACAAGAAGGAAGTGATAGACCGAGTTCTCGACGTCGTCAAAAGTTTCCCCAAAGTCGATCCCTCCAAG GTGACTCCCGATGCTCATTTTCAGAAGGATCTGGGATTGGACAGCTTGGATACTGTGGAGATTGTAATGGCTCTTGAGGAAGAATTTAAGCTGGAAATTCCAGACAAGGAGGCTGACAAGATCGACTCGTTTCCTCTTGCAGTCGAGTATATCTTTAACCATCCAATGACAAGCTAA
- the LOC131022134 gene encoding vesicle transport protein GOT1-like, with protein sequence MGSFETSDFKKVGHGMAAFGIIFTLLGLFFFDKGLLAIGNILLVSGVLLTAGANSLHFFLRPKNYKSSVPLMLGFVLVIAGWPITGLFSETCGFVFLFREIWPTVANFLRKLPILGSVLRLSSGHPYFARSRGNRCPV encoded by the exons ATGGGTTCTTTTGAGACAAGTGATTTTAAGA AGGTTGGGCATGGAATGGCTGCATTTGGTATTATTTTCACACTGCTTGGACTATTTTTCTTCGACAAGGGTTTACTTGCAATTGGAAAT ATCCTCCTTGTGTCAGGAGTTCTCTTGACTGCTGGAGCAAACTCTCTGCACTTCTTCTTGAGGCCTAAAAACTATAAG AGTTCCGTTCCCCTCATGTTGGGCTTCGTCCTTGTAATAGCAGGATGGCCTATCACTGGATTGTTTTCGGAGACTTGTGGTTTCGTATTCCTTTTCAG AGAAATCTGGCCTACAGTAGCAAATTTCTTGAGGAAGTTGCCGATTCTTGGTTCTGTGCTACGTCTATCTTCTGGACACCCG TACTTTGCTCGTTCAAGAGGCAATCGATGCCCTGTATGA